One genomic region from Conexibacter woesei DSM 14684 encodes:
- a CDS encoding PH domain-containing protein: protein MPLELHPSEHVIFAGHPSWRGTLSFYARGAVVALVGAAIAALVTVIGSGFDVAWVIIAFVVVMAGVILVGFLFRFSTTYTITNQRLTIEHGILSKHMQQTRVERVQNVNTDQTLLDRILRVGTVDFDTAGTDDSDFVFRGVAGPDQVVRAVDKAHREREAGRAETGGPDAIPPGGV from the coding sequence ATGCCACTCGAGCTGCATCCGTCAGAGCACGTCATCTTCGCCGGCCACCCGTCGTGGCGCGGCACGCTCAGCTTCTACGCGCGCGGCGCGGTCGTCGCCCTGGTCGGCGCCGCGATCGCCGCCCTCGTCACCGTGATCGGCAGCGGCTTCGACGTCGCCTGGGTGATCATCGCGTTCGTCGTCGTGATGGCCGGCGTGATCCTCGTCGGCTTCCTCTTCCGCTTCTCGACGACGTACACGATCACCAACCAGCGGTTGACGATCGAGCACGGGATATTGTCGAAGCACATGCAGCAGACGCGTGTCGAGCGCGTGCAGAACGTCAACACCGACCAGACGCTGCTCGACCGCATCCTGCGCGTCGGGACCGTCGACTTCGACACCGCGGGCACCGACGACTCCGACTTCGTCTTCCGCGGCGTCGCCGGCCCCGACCAGGTCGTGCGCGCCGTCGACAAGGCGCACCGCGAGCGCGAGGCCGGCCGGGCGGAGACGGGCGGCCCCGACGCGATACCGCCCGGCGGCGTCTGA
- the def gene encoding peptide deformylase — protein MSDEHEIEEAADEAPRIDPETAARRAAAMRYVRQFGDPVLKSRAMTVSRFDDDLREQIRGMGEIMNDAFGIGLAATQLGKLNRVLVYRVEQDSPAIALVNPELEWSGDELETAEEGCLSLRGVLVDVERPVHVRVRAQDEQGSTVIIEASGLEARVIQHEMDHLDGVLILDRTSRDQRKQAMRALREQTAADEAA, from the coding sequence ATGTCCGACGAGCACGAAATCGAAGAAGCAGCGGACGAGGCGCCGCGCATCGATCCCGAGACGGCCGCCCGCCGCGCCGCCGCGATGCGCTACGTGCGCCAGTTCGGCGATCCCGTCCTGAAGAGCAGAGCGATGACGGTCTCGCGCTTCGACGACGACCTGCGCGAGCAGATCCGCGGGATGGGCGAGATCATGAACGACGCGTTCGGGATCGGTCTGGCGGCGACGCAGCTGGGCAAGCTCAACCGCGTGCTCGTCTACCGCGTCGAGCAGGACTCGCCCGCGATAGCGCTCGTCAACCCGGAGCTGGAGTGGTCGGGCGACGAGCTGGAGACGGCCGAGGAAGGCTGCCTCAGCCTGCGCGGCGTGCTCGTCGACGTCGAGCGGCCGGTGCACGTGCGCGTTCGCGCGCAGGACGAGCAGGGCAGCACGGTCATCATCGAGGCGAGCGGCCTCGAAGCGCGCGTGATCCAACACGAGATGGATCACCTCGACGGCGTCTTGATCCTCGACCGCACCTCGCGCGACCAGCGCAAGCAGGCGATGCGCGCGCTGCGCGAGCAGACCGCCGCCGACGAAGCGGCGTAG
- a CDS encoding methionyl-tRNA formyltransferase: MRTVYLGTSPFAAAILERLADSPHHPQLVVTRPDRPKGRGRRLQSPAVAETARALGIALDQPEDVNGEEARARIAAAAPDAVIVCAFGALIKEPLLSEHELLNVHPSLLPRWRGAAPVERAIMAGDAETGVAIMRLTAGLDSGPVCLLEREPIGSQDTYGSLALRLERLGGDLLVRALDERRPFVEQVEEGVTYAEKIGPEDRTLDPARDDAAQLDRVVRALTPHIGARLALADGSFLGVVAARPAEAVPADAAAPDAAAAPAPPPGALADRGGRLLLGAAGASALELLTVQPPGGRPMGAADYMRGRSLV, encoded by the coding sequence GTGCGCACCGTCTACCTCGGCACCTCGCCGTTCGCCGCCGCGATCCTGGAGCGGCTGGCCGACAGCCCACACCACCCGCAGCTCGTCGTGACGCGGCCTGACCGCCCGAAGGGGCGCGGGCGCAGACTGCAGTCGCCCGCGGTCGCCGAGACGGCGCGCGCGCTCGGGATCGCGCTGGACCAGCCGGAGGACGTCAACGGCGAGGAGGCGCGCGCGCGGATCGCCGCCGCCGCGCCGGACGCCGTGATCGTCTGCGCCTTCGGCGCGCTGATCAAGGAGCCGCTGCTGTCCGAGCACGAGCTGCTCAACGTCCACCCGTCGCTGCTTCCGCGCTGGCGCGGGGCGGCTCCGGTCGAGCGCGCGATCATGGCCGGAGACGCCGAGACGGGCGTCGCGATCATGCGCCTCACCGCCGGGCTGGACAGCGGCCCGGTCTGCCTGCTGGAGCGCGAGCCGATCGGCTCGCAGGACACGTACGGCTCGCTCGCGCTGCGGCTGGAGCGGCTCGGCGGCGACCTGCTCGTGCGCGCGCTCGACGAGCGGCGGCCGTTTGTCGAGCAGGTCGAGGAGGGCGTCACCTACGCCGAGAAGATCGGCCCGGAGGACCGCACGCTCGACCCCGCCCGTGACGACGCCGCTCAGCTCGACCGCGTCGTGCGCGCGCTGACCCCGCACATCGGCGCGCGCCTGGCGCTCGCGGACGGCTCGTTCCTCGGCGTCGTCGCCGCCCGCCCGGCGGAGGCCGTGCCGGCGGACGCCGCTGCGCCCGACGCGGCCGCCGCGCCCGCGCCGCCCCCCGGCGCGCTCGCCGACCGCGGCGGCCGGCTGCTGCTCGGCGCCGCCGGCGCAAGCGCGCTGGAGCTGCTCACCGTCCAGCCGCCCGGCGGTCGCCCGATGGGGGCCGCGGACTACATGCGCGGTCGATCACTGGTCTGA
- a CDS encoding DUF3352 domain-containing protein, which produces MLRDWRAGVGLLAVLAALVLAVVALGGDGKDDTPPASRAATLVPADALAYIHLSTDGDRAAIDRALSLVRRLGAEQTLRTQLGGLLRAGGGTEPIDFDRDVRPWLGDEAALALTRGAGATAGSLLLLSTADEGKARAFISRTAGPARRGTYGGIATASYGNGAVTAFLDGFLIVGQQRSVRGAIDRAAGRGRALADDATYRAATVEQPESRVADAYASVDGVRRLLAPQRGLLGLAGALLDQRGLRGTALTLTAQDSSATVRVHAVLDARARGASPTFTPTLTRSVPRDALAYAGFAGLERAAPLLLGLGGLTGIGGDTGELMAQAGRLLADSGVSFVRDVLPLFGKEVAVTLVEVDGAPAVALLARTPDEERTRAALLRLEPAIAKLFAPEGGEAPRFTGAEVGGTAVRRLATADGAELDYAVANGTLAVSTSAGALAAVVRPRGTIDANPDYKAVIPDSQSELTSIVFFDFSQLLSLFEPLGLTGDSGLATNLQRVRAVGLVSTSGETQTTAELTFEIP; this is translated from the coding sequence GTGCTGCGGGACTGGCGCGCGGGCGTCGGCCTGCTCGCGGTGCTCGCCGCGCTCGTGCTGGCGGTCGTCGCGCTCGGCGGCGACGGGAAGGACGACACGCCGCCGGCGAGCCGCGCCGCGACGCTGGTGCCGGCCGACGCGCTCGCCTACATCCACCTCTCGACCGACGGCGACCGCGCCGCGATCGACCGCGCGCTGTCGCTCGTGCGCCGGCTCGGCGCCGAGCAGACGCTGCGCACGCAGCTCGGCGGCTTGCTGCGCGCCGGCGGCGGCACGGAGCCGATCGACTTCGACCGCGACGTGCGGCCGTGGCTCGGCGACGAGGCGGCGCTGGCGCTGACGCGCGGCGCGGGCGCCACGGCCGGCTCGCTCCTGCTGCTGTCGACCGCCGACGAGGGCAAGGCGCGCGCGTTCATCAGCCGCACCGCCGGTCCGGCCAGAAGAGGGACCTACGGCGGCATCGCGACGGCGAGCTACGGCAACGGCGCCGTCACCGCCTTCCTCGACGGCTTCCTGATCGTCGGTCAGCAGCGCAGTGTGCGCGGTGCGATCGACCGCGCGGCGGGGAGAGGGAGAGCGCTCGCCGACGACGCGACCTACCGCGCCGCGACGGTCGAACAGCCGGAGAGCCGCGTCGCTGACGCCTACGCGTCGGTCGACGGCGTGCGGCGGCTGCTGGCGCCGCAGCGCGGACTGCTCGGCCTCGCCGGCGCGCTGCTGGACCAGAGAGGTCTGCGCGGCACGGCGCTCACGCTGACCGCCCAGGACAGCTCGGCGACCGTGCGCGTCCACGCCGTGCTCGACGCGAGAGCGCGCGGCGCCTCGCCGACGTTCACGCCGACGCTGACGAGATCGGTCCCGCGAGACGCGCTCGCCTACGCCGGCTTCGCCGGGCTGGAGCGCGCCGCCCCGCTGCTGCTCGGCCTCGGCGGTCTGACGGGGATCGGCGGCGACACGGGCGAGCTGATGGCGCAGGCGGGCAGACTGCTCGCCGACAGCGGCGTCAGCTTCGTGCGCGACGTGCTGCCGCTGTTCGGCAAGGAGGTCGCGGTCACGCTCGTCGAGGTCGACGGCGCGCCGGCCGTCGCGCTGCTCGCGCGCACCCCGGACGAGGAGCGCACGCGCGCGGCACTGCTGAGGCTCGAGCCGGCGATCGCGAAGCTGTTCGCGCCGGAGGGCGGCGAGGCGCCGAGATTCACGGGCGCCGAGGTCGGCGGGACGGCGGTCCGCAGACTCGCCACCGCCGACGGCGCCGAGCTCGACTACGCCGTCGCGAACGGCACGTTGGCGGTCTCGACGAGCGCGGGCGCGCTCGCCGCCGTCGTGCGGCCGAGAGGCACGATCGACGCGAATCCGGATTACAAGGCCGTAATCCCTGATTCCCAATCAGAGTTGACCTCGATAGTCTTCTTTGACTTCAGCCAGCTCCTCAGCCTCTTCGAGCCGCTGGGACTGACCGGTGATTCTGGCCTCGCCACGAATCTCCAGCGTGTTCGCGCGGTCGGTCTCGTCTCGACGAGCGGGGAGACCCAAACGACCGCGGAGCTGACGTTCGAGATCCCATGA
- the priA gene encoding replication restart helicase PriA: MPPIARIEPLTTARALRGPFDYLLGPGLEHVQVGTLLVVPFAGRDVLGVVVELAGETGVPPEKLAAPRSVVEPGVPAELVALARWITDEYCSTPARALGLVLPPGAGRATRPRVRTRRVLVAEATDAGRAALADGGQRLTPKQREVLETLAAAGPLPATQTGGDHGGLRRLADRGLLQLEQREQRRRPVHAAVGARNGAAPPRLTAEQIAALEPIVAALEAGDGALSPADRRFLLHGVTGSGKTEVYLQAAAAALRAGRNVIVLVPEIALAPQTVARFQARFGDTVAVLHSQLGQGERYDEWMRLRRGEARICVGPRSAVFAPLADVGLVIVDEEHEPAYKHEGDPRYDARRVAARRAHDAGAVLLSGSATPRPESVHALRRLRILRRVDGRPLPPVEILDMRDARHPLHPVTREALGDVRRAGRKAIVLVNRRGWSNFLSCRSCGRVWNCPECDVALVLHRSQRAVSCHHCGHSERVPRTCPDCGSVSLARHGAGTERIEQELIEAIGDPAFPVFRLDADTTATKGAIAKALGQFDAAPAGVLVGTQIVAKGHDFPDVTLGVVLDADQTLRFPDFRAEERTFSLVAQLAGRAGRGQHGDGRVLVQTLATDAPSIVAAARHDSDGFLAGELGRREILRYPPFASLIRVVCSAPDAADAHAAADAVARLVDAPGATVLGPAPLFRLRGKERSQLVIKATQRRAAVQSVAAAVDAVARTPVGRRVSLSADVDPQ; this comes from the coding sequence GTGCCGCCGATCGCCCGCATCGAACCGCTGACGACGGCGCGCGCCCTGCGGGGGCCGTTCGACTACCTGCTCGGGCCGGGGTTGGAGCACGTCCAGGTCGGCACGCTGCTCGTCGTCCCGTTCGCCGGCCGGGACGTACTCGGCGTCGTCGTCGAGCTGGCGGGGGAGACCGGCGTCCCGCCCGAGAAGCTCGCCGCGCCGAGGTCGGTCGTCGAGCCGGGCGTGCCGGCCGAGCTGGTCGCGCTCGCGCGCTGGATCACCGACGAGTACTGCTCGACGCCGGCGCGCGCGCTCGGGCTCGTGCTGCCGCCCGGCGCCGGACGCGCGACGAGACCGCGCGTCAGAACCCGTCGCGTGCTCGTCGCCGAGGCGACCGACGCCGGCCGCGCCGCGCTCGCCGACGGCGGGCAGCGGCTGACGCCGAAGCAGCGCGAGGTGCTCGAGACGCTCGCCGCCGCCGGCCCGCTGCCGGCGACGCAGACCGGCGGCGACCACGGCGGCCTGCGCCGGCTCGCCGACCGCGGGCTGTTGCAGCTGGAGCAGCGCGAGCAGCGCCGCCGCCCCGTCCACGCCGCCGTCGGCGCGCGCAACGGCGCCGCACCGCCGCGCCTGACCGCCGAGCAGATCGCGGCGCTGGAGCCGATCGTGGCGGCGCTCGAAGCCGGCGACGGCGCGCTCAGCCCAGCCGACCGCCGCTTCCTGCTCCACGGCGTGACCGGCTCGGGCAAGACCGAGGTCTACCTGCAGGCCGCCGCGGCAGCGCTGAGAGCGGGTCGCAACGTGATCGTGCTCGTGCCCGAGATCGCGCTCGCCCCGCAGACCGTCGCCCGCTTCCAGGCGCGCTTCGGCGACACCGTCGCGGTGCTCCACTCGCAGCTCGGCCAGGGCGAGCGCTACGACGAGTGGATGCGGCTGCGGCGCGGCGAGGCGCGCATCTGCGTCGGCCCGCGCTCGGCCGTCTTCGCGCCGCTGGCCGACGTCGGGCTCGTGATCGTCGACGAGGAGCACGAGCCCGCGTACAAGCACGAGGGCGACCCGCGCTACGACGCTCGCCGCGTCGCTGCCCGCCGCGCGCACGACGCCGGCGCCGTGCTGCTGAGCGGCAGCGCGACGCCGCGGCCGGAGAGCGTGCACGCGCTCAGACGGCTGCGGATACTGAGACGTGTCGACGGCCGGCCGCTGCCGCCGGTCGAGATCCTCGACATGCGCGACGCGCGCCACCCGCTGCACCCGGTCACGCGCGAAGCGCTCGGGGACGTGCGGCGGGCAGGCCGCAAGGCGATCGTGCTGGTCAACCGGCGCGGCTGGTCGAACTTCCTCTCGTGCCGCTCATGCGGGCGCGTCTGGAACTGCCCGGAGTGCGACGTCGCACTCGTCCTGCACCGCAGCCAGCGCGCGGTCTCCTGCCACCACTGCGGCCACAGCGAGCGCGTCCCGAGAACGTGCCCCGACTGCGGCTCGGTCTCGCTCGCACGCCACGGCGCGGGGACCGAGCGGATCGAGCAGGAGCTGATCGAGGCGATCGGCGACCCGGCGTTCCCGGTCTTCCGCCTCGACGCCGACACGACCGCGACGAAGGGCGCGATCGCGAAGGCGCTGGGCCAGTTCGACGCGGCGCCGGCCGGCGTGCTCGTCGGCACGCAGATCGTCGCGAAGGGCCACGACTTCCCGGACGTGACGCTCGGCGTCGTGCTCGATGCTGACCAGACGCTGCGCTTCCCGGACTTCCGCGCGGAGGAGCGGACGTTCTCGCTCGTCGCGCAGCTGGCTGGCCGCGCCGGCCGCGGCCAACACGGTGACGGGCGCGTGCTGGTGCAGACGCTGGCGACGGACGCACCGTCGATCGTCGCGGCCGCGCGCCACGACAGCGACGGCTTCCTCGCGGGCGAGCTGGGGCGGCGGGAGATCCTGCGCTATCCGCCGTTCGCGTCGCTGATCCGCGTCGTCTGCTCCGCGCCCGACGCCGCCGATGCGCACGCGGCCGCCGACGCGGTCGCGAGACTCGTCGACGCGCCCGGCGCGACGGTGCTCGGCCCCGCGCCGCTGTTCCGCCTGCGCGGCAAGGAGCGCAGCCAGCTCGTGATCAAGGCGACGCAGCGGCGGGCGGCGGTGCAGTCGGTCGCGGCGGCCGTCGACGCGGTCGCGAGAACGCCGGTCGGCCGCCGCGTGAGCCTGTCGGCGGACGTCGATCCGCAGTAG
- the metK gene encoding methionine adenosyltransferase: MSTFSDNEYLFTSESVTEGHPDKVADQISDGVLDAVLRDDPYGRVACETLVNTGLVVVSGEISTSTYVDIQEIARETIRRIGYTDADLGFSADSCAVLNAIDKQSPDIAQGVDTSHEARTDANDDDKLDLAGAGDQGMMFGYATRETPELMPLPIALAHKLAKRLADVRHAETLNYLRPDGKTQVSVRYRDGKPVEIEKLLISTQHAEGAESLIPDDLWEHVVLPVLPKDLFDEGKLRKEFLVNPTGRFVIGGPVGDAGLTGRKIIVDTYGGMARHGGGAFSGKDPSKVDRSAAYAARYVAKNVVAAGLADRAEVQVAYAIGVAHPVSVMVETFGTEKIGRAKIEQLVREHFDLRPGAFREYLDLHRPVYQKTAAYGHFGREDADFTWEKTDKAEALRDAAGLAGAAA, translated from the coding sequence ATGAGCACCTTTAGCGATAACGAGTACCTGTTCACGTCGGAGTCCGTGACCGAGGGGCACCCGGACAAGGTTGCCGACCAGATCTCCGACGGCGTCCTCGACGCCGTGCTGCGAGACGACCCCTACGGCCGTGTTGCCTGCGAGACGCTCGTGAACACGGGGCTCGTCGTGGTGTCGGGCGAGATCTCCACCTCGACGTACGTCGACATCCAGGAGATCGCCCGCGAGACGATCCGCAGAATCGGCTACACGGACGCGGATCTCGGCTTCAGCGCCGACTCGTGCGCAGTCCTCAACGCGATCGACAAGCAGTCGCCGGACATCGCGCAGGGCGTCGACACCTCGCACGAGGCGCGCACGGACGCGAACGACGACGACAAGCTCGATCTTGCCGGCGCCGGTGACCAGGGCATGATGTTCGGCTACGCGACGCGCGAGACGCCTGAGCTGATGCCGCTGCCGATCGCGCTCGCGCACAAGCTGGCGAAGCGGCTGGCGGACGTCCGTCACGCCGAGACGCTCAACTACCTGCGTCCGGACGGCAAGACGCAGGTCAGCGTCCGGTATCGAGACGGCAAGCCGGTCGAGATCGAGAAGCTGCTGATCTCGACGCAGCACGCCGAGGGCGCCGAGTCGCTGATCCCGGACGACCTGTGGGAGCACGTCGTGCTGCCGGTCCTCCCGAAGGACCTGTTCGACGAGGGCAAGCTGCGCAAGGAGTTCCTCGTCAACCCGACGGGGCGCTTCGTGATCGGCGGTCCGGTCGGCGACGCGGGGCTGACGGGTCGCAAGATCATCGTCGACACGTACGGCGGGATGGCGCGCCACGGCGGCGGCGCCTTCTCGGGCAAGGATCCGTCGAAGGTCGACCGCTCGGCCGCGTACGCCGCGCGCTACGTCGCGAAGAACGTCGTCGCGGCTGGCCTCGCCGATCGCGCCGAGGTGCAGGTCGCGTACGCGATCGGCGTCGCGCACCCGGTGTCGGTCATGGTTGAGACGTTCGGCACCGAGAAGATCGGCCGCGCGAAGATCGAGCAGCTCGTGCGCGAGCACTTCGACCTGCGTCCGGGCGCGTTCCGCGAGTACCTCGACCTCCACCGTCCGGTCTACCAGAAGACCGCGGCCTACGGCCACTTCGGCCGCGAGGACGCCGACTTCACGTGGGAGAAGACGGACAAGGCCGAAGCGCTGCGTGACGCCGCCGGCCTCGCCGGCGCGGCCGCGTAA
- the der gene encoding ribosome biogenesis GTPase Der, with protein sequence MKVAVVGYPNVGKSSLVNRLTQSREAVVHERPGVTRDRKELQTEWNGRRFTLIDTGGVDLEDRDEMQRSIQEQARAALADAQLALFVVDAQAGLRPGDEEMADLLRRTHVPVILAANKVDSVKDVTLAAEFYALGFGDPVAVSAAQGLGTGDLLDRVVSRLPDESEVEEDEDLVRLALIGRPNVGKSSLVNKMLGSDRVIVSEVAGTTRDAIDLPFRFEDRRLILVDTAGMRRQAKVGDSIEYYTALRSRRAAERADVALVVCDAQEGVTSQDLRIAELAMQSGCATALVLNKWDLTGGEDEPEFDLDHERARVNNKLRLRPRVLTTSAKTGRHIHRLLTEAFALADRTSGRVPTPQLNRFLSDIQEIRQPPAKQNHRLKLIYMTQTAERPPRFSIQVNSRNRVTRDYAYFIENRLRERYRFEGIPLIIDFVERRERRGERAGRPARGESRAEMREGRDGHGRRRDGRDDDGATGATGADDFAA encoded by the coding sequence ATGAAGGTCGCCGTCGTCGGCTACCCCAACGTCGGCAAGTCGTCGCTCGTGAACCGCCTGACGCAGTCGCGTGAGGCGGTCGTACACGAGCGGCCCGGCGTCACGCGCGACCGCAAGGAGCTCCAGACGGAGTGGAACGGGCGCAGATTCACGCTGATCGACACCGGCGGCGTCGACCTCGAGGATCGCGACGAGATGCAGCGCTCGATCCAGGAGCAGGCGCGCGCGGCGCTCGCCGACGCGCAGCTGGCGCTGTTCGTCGTCGACGCGCAGGCCGGCCTGCGGCCCGGCGACGAGGAGATGGCCGACCTGCTGCGGCGCACGCACGTGCCGGTGATCCTCGCCGCCAACAAGGTCGACTCCGTCAAGGACGTGACGCTCGCGGCCGAGTTCTACGCGCTCGGCTTCGGCGACCCGGTCGCGGTCTCGGCGGCGCAGGGCCTCGGCACCGGCGACCTGCTCGACCGCGTCGTCAGTCGGCTGCCGGACGAGTCGGAGGTCGAGGAGGACGAGGACCTCGTCCGGCTCGCGCTGATCGGCCGCCCCAACGTCGGCAAGTCGAGCCTCGTCAACAAGATGCTCGGCAGCGACCGCGTGATCGTCTCCGAGGTCGCCGGGACGACGCGCGACGCGATCGACCTGCCGTTCAGATTCGAGGACCGCAGACTGATCCTCGTCGACACCGCCGGCATGCGCCGCCAGGCGAAGGTCGGCGACTCGATCGAGTACTACACGGCGCTGCGCTCGCGCCGCGCGGCCGAGCGCGCCGACGTCGCGCTCGTCGTCTGCGACGCGCAGGAGGGCGTCACCTCGCAGGACCTGCGGATCGCCGAGCTGGCGATGCAGAGCGGCTGCGCGACGGCGCTCGTGCTGAACAAGTGGGACCTCACCGGCGGTGAGGACGAGCCCGAGTTCGACCTCGACCACGAGCGGGCGCGCGTCAACAACAAGCTGCGCCTGCGTCCGCGCGTGCTGACGACGAGCGCCAAGACGGGCCGGCACATCCACCGCCTGCTGACCGAGGCGTTCGCGCTCGCCGACCGCACGTCGGGCCGCGTCCCGACGCCGCAGCTGAACCGCTTCCTCTCCGACATCCAGGAGATCCGTCAGCCGCCGGCGAAGCAGAACCACCGCCTCAAGCTGATCTACATGACGCAGACGGCCGAGCGGCCGCCGCGCTTCTCGATCCAGGTCAACTCGCGCAACCGCGTCACGCGCGACTACGCCTACTTCATCGAGAACCGCCTGCGCGAGCGCTACCGCTTCGAGGGGATCCCGCTGATCATCGACTTCGTCGAGCGGCGCGAGCGGCGCGGCGAGAGAGCGGGCCGCCCGGCGCGCGGCGAGAGCCGAGCCGAGATGCGCGAGGGCCGCGACGGGCACGGCCGCCGGCGCGACGGGCGCGACGACGACGGCGCCACCGGCGCCACCGGCGCGGACGACTTCGCCGCCTGA
- a CDS encoding type II toxin-antitoxin system VapC family toxin gives MVAVLDAWAVMAVLLDEPAARRVRDVIVQHDARISSINLGEAYYIVQRKRGRRVATEQIDRVRALVHVEDPDWPLAHAAAEIKAGGGLSYPDAFCVATAMRHRAPLYTGDPEIIGLGADIEVIDLRSTA, from the coding sequence ATGGTCGCCGTCCTCGATGCTTGGGCCGTCATGGCGGTCCTGCTCGACGAGCCCGCAGCGCGACGAGTGCGAGACGTGATCGTGCAGCATGATGCGCGCATCTCGTCGATCAACCTCGGCGAGGCGTATTACATCGTGCAGCGCAAGCGAGGTCGCCGGGTCGCAACGGAGCAGATCGACCGCGTGCGGGCACTGGTCCACGTCGAAGATCCCGACTGGCCGCTGGCGCACGCGGCCGCCGAGATCAAGGCCGGCGGCGGACTCTCCTATCCTGATGCGTTCTGCGTGGCGACCGCGATGCGCCACAGAGCACCCCTGTACACCGGCGACCCCGAGATCATCGGACTCGGCGCCGACATCGAAGTGATTGATCTGAGGAGCACCGCATGA
- a CDS encoding cytochrome d ubiquinol oxidase subunit II: MHLYDVPLIFALVGLILYVVLAGADFGAGFWQLAAGRGERGSRIREHAHASMAPVWEANHVWLVFILVIAWTCYPEAFASIASTLSIPLFIAAIGIVFRGAAYALRAGTSQRRELRVIDTVFAVSSILTPFALGTVIGAIASGRVPVGNAAGDAWTSWTNTTSLTIGVLAVVTSAYIAAVYLAADAARDGDAEMEEAFRHRALGTGLVAGVVAVAGLLVLRDDVRSLYDELVSGDGLPALIVSALAGIGTLALVARRSYEWARYSAALAVAAVIAGWALAQSPVLLPGLTVEQAAASHDTLVAVVVAVLAGALVLFPSLALLFTLTLRGSLGGHGGAPGEAAAAGDGAPGPIRALSASRNGLLLRLAGAFGVLGVGFLTFADAGWAHAIGVPCLFLFAAFGFRLAVPLEEPEQEARSFAGPSDQ; this comes from the coding sequence GTGCACCTCTACGACGTCCCGCTGATCTTCGCGCTCGTCGGGCTGATCCTCTACGTCGTGCTCGCAGGGGCCGACTTCGGCGCCGGCTTCTGGCAGCTCGCCGCCGGCCGCGGCGAGCGCGGCTCGCGGATCCGCGAGCACGCGCACGCGTCGATGGCGCCGGTCTGGGAGGCGAACCACGTCTGGCTCGTCTTCATCCTCGTGATCGCGTGGACGTGCTACCCCGAGGCGTTCGCGTCGATCGCCTCGACGCTGTCGATCCCGCTGTTCATCGCCGCAATCGGCATCGTCTTCCGCGGCGCCGCCTACGCGCTGCGCGCGGGCACCTCGCAGCGGCGTGAGCTGCGCGTGATCGACACCGTCTTCGCCGTCTCATCGATCCTGACGCCGTTCGCGCTCGGGACGGTCATCGGGGCGATCGCCTCCGGGCGCGTGCCGGTCGGCAACGCCGCCGGCGACGCCTGGACGAGCTGGACGAACACGACCTCGCTGACGATCGGCGTGCTGGCGGTCGTCACCTCCGCCTACATCGCCGCCGTCTACCTCGCGGCCGACGCGGCCCGCGACGGCGACGCCGAGATGGAGGAGGCGTTCCGCCACCGTGCGCTCGGGACGGGCCTCGTCGCCGGTGTCGTCGCGGTCGCCGGCCTGCTCGTGCTGCGCGACGACGTCCGCTCGCTCTACGACGAGCTGGTCTCCGGCGACGGGCTGCCGGCGCTGATCGTCTCGGCGCTCGCAGGGATCGGGACGCTCGCGCTCGTCGCCCGCCGCAGCTACGAATGGGCGCGCTACTCGGCGGCGTTGGCGGTCGCGGCGGTCATCGCCGGCTGGGCGCTGGCGCAGTCGCCGGTGCTGCTGCCGGGCCTGACGGTCGAGCAGGCGGCGGCGTCGCACGACACGCTCGTCGCCGTCGTCGTCGCGGTGCTCGCGGGCGCGCTCGTGCTGTTCCCGTCGCTGGCGCTGCTGTTCACGCTGACGCTGCGGGGGTCGCTCGGTGGCCACGGCGGCGCTCCCGGCGAGGCAGCCGCCGCGGGCGATGGCGCGCCCGGGCCGATCAGAGCGCTGAGCGCGTCGCGCAACGGCCTGCTGCTGCGCCTGGCGGGCGCGTTCGGCGTGCTCGGCGTCGGCTTCCTGACGTTCGCCGACGCCGGCTGGGCGCATGCGATCGGCGTCCCCTGCCTCTTCCTCTTCGCCGCCTTCGGCTTCCGCCTCGCGGTGCCGTTGGAGGAGCCTGAGCAGGAGGCGCGGTCGTTTGCTGGTCCGTCAGACCAGTGA
- a CDS encoding AbrB/MazE/SpoVT family DNA-binding domain-containing protein, which produces MTYKVGAKGQVVLPKAMRERLGIRPGDEVLFDEGDGEITVRKAKSKAQLVDELMGSLAGSGLLEEYAEGKRRDREREERKYGRY; this is translated from the coding sequence ATGACTTACAAGGTCGGTGCCAAGGGACAGGTCGTCCTGCCGAAGGCGATGCGAGAACGGCTCGGCATCCGGCCCGGCGACGAGGTCTTGTTCGACGAGGGGGACGGCGAGATCACCGTGCGCAAGGCGAAGTCCAAGGCACAGCTGGTCGACGAGCTGATGGGTTCGCTCGCCGGCAGCGGTCTGCTCGAGGAGTATGCAGAGGGCAAACGCCGCGACCGGGAGCGCGAGGAGCGCAAGTACGGGCGCTACTGA